One Desulfovibrio aminophilus genomic region harbors:
- a CDS encoding endonuclease III domain-containing protein, which produces MKRLNLLLNIHHAMLAALGPSNWWPGETPFEVAVGAILTQNTNWVNVEKAIANLKNEGALEPKALSRLSQERLEECLRPAGYFRLKAVRLRNFLDFLKREAGLSMEALAQREHAGLRERLLTVKGIGPETADSILLYALNAPVFVVDAYTQRIFSRHGLIPEESCYHDIQALFMDALPRDVALYNEYHALIVRTAKQWCVKKTPRCEGGCPLASFLEAR; this is translated from the coding sequence GTGAAGCGGCTCAACCTGCTTCTGAACATCCACCACGCCATGCTCGCGGCCCTGGGCCCGAGCAACTGGTGGCCGGGCGAAACGCCGTTCGAGGTGGCCGTGGGCGCCATCCTGACCCAGAACACCAACTGGGTGAACGTGGAGAAGGCCATCGCCAACCTCAAGAACGAGGGGGCCCTGGAACCCAAGGCCCTCTCCCGCCTGTCCCAAGAGCGGCTGGAGGAGTGCCTGCGTCCGGCGGGCTATTTCCGGCTCAAGGCCGTGCGGCTGCGGAATTTCCTCGACTTTCTCAAGCGGGAGGCCGGGCTCAGCATGGAGGCCCTGGCCCAGCGCGAGCACGCCGGGCTGCGGGAGCGCCTTCTGACGGTCAAGGGCATCGGCCCGGAAACCGCGGACTCCATCCTGCTCTATGCCCTGAACGCCCCGGTGTTCGTGGTCGACGCCTACACCCAGCGCATCTTTTCGCGCCACGGCCTGATCCCCGAGGAGAGCTGCTACCACGATATCCAGGCCCTGTTCATGGACGCCCTGCCCCGGGACGTGGCCCTGTACAACGAATACCACGCGCTCATCGTGCGCACGGCCAAGCAGTGGTGCGTGAAGAAGACCCCCCGCTGCGAGGGCGGCTGTCCCCTGGCGTCCTTCCTGGAGGCCCGTTGA
- a CDS encoding aspartate aminotransferase family protein, whose amino-acid sequence MSATYESIKERNEKVLMRTYGRYPLAIARAKGARLYDFDGKEYVDLLAGIAVCGLGHCRPELAQVMAEQAEKLVHVSNLFYQEEQVVLAEKLLATCQADKVFLCNSGAEANEGAIKLARRYMARVRGSAARDILTLEGSFHGRTLATLTATAQTGKIKDGFGPLPEGFRSVPFGDVCALRAAVNENTAAVMVEMIQGEGGVRPLPAEYVDALLALRREKDFLIIVDEVQTGMGRTGRFWAHEHFGLAPDIFTTAKGLANGLPMGAVMATDEAARGFEPGAHASTFGGGGVLSAVAAKTIDIIREERLVERAAELGAFFQEEARKLLTKHPDKIVHVRGLGLLLGIELAAPGQDVWRALLDAGFVCNLTHEKVLRLVPPLTIAREDLSAFLAALDGILGRA is encoded by the coding sequence ATGAGCGCCACATACGAGAGCATCAAGGAACGGAACGAAAAGGTCCTCATGCGGACTTACGGCCGCTATCCCCTGGCCATCGCCAGGGCCAAGGGCGCGCGGCTCTATGACTTCGACGGCAAGGAATACGTGGACCTGCTGGCGGGCATCGCCGTCTGCGGCCTGGGGCACTGCCGCCCCGAACTGGCCCAGGTCATGGCCGAGCAGGCCGAAAAGCTCGTGCACGTGAGCAACCTCTTCTACCAGGAAGAGCAGGTCGTGTTGGCCGAGAAGCTGCTCGCCACCTGCCAGGCCGACAAGGTCTTCCTTTGCAACTCCGGGGCCGAGGCCAACGAGGGCGCCATCAAGCTGGCCCGCCGCTACATGGCCAGGGTCCGGGGCTCGGCGGCCCGGGACATCCTGACCCTGGAGGGCTCGTTCCACGGCCGGACCCTGGCCACGCTCACCGCCACGGCCCAGACCGGCAAGATCAAGGACGGCTTCGGCCCCCTGCCCGAGGGCTTCCGCAGCGTGCCCTTCGGCGACGTCTGCGCCCTGCGCGCGGCCGTGAACGAGAACACCGCCGCGGTGATGGTCGAGATGATCCAGGGCGAGGGCGGCGTCCGCCCCCTGCCCGCCGAGTACGTGGACGCCCTGCTGGCCCTGCGCCGGGAAAAGGACTTCCTGATCATCGTGGACGAGGTCCAGACCGGCATGGGCCGCACCGGCCGTTTCTGGGCCCACGAGCACTTCGGCCTCGCGCCGGACATCTTCACCACGGCCAAGGGCCTGGCCAACGGCCTGCCCATGGGCGCGGTGATGGCCACGGACGAGGCGGCCCGGGGCTTCGAGCCCGGCGCCCACGCCAGCACCTTCGGCGGCGGGGGCGTGCTCTCCGCCGTGGCCGCGAAGACCATCGACATCATCCGCGAGGAGCGGCTGGTGGAGCGCGCGGCCGAACTGGGCGCGTTCTTCCAGGAGGAGGCCCGCAAGCTTCTGACCAAGCACCCGGACAAGATCGTCCACGTGCGCGGCCTGGGCCTCCTGCTCGGCATCGAGCTGGCCGCGCCCGGCCAGGACGTCTGGCGGGCCCTGCTGGACGCCGGGTTCGTCTGCAACCTGACCCATGAGAAGGTGTTGCGCCTCGTGCCGCCCCTGACCATCGCCCGGGAGGACCTGAGCGCCTTCCTGGCGGCCCTGGACGGGATTCTCGGCCGCGCTTGA
- a CDS encoding divergent polysaccharide deacetylase family protein, whose product MDEPTPELDEQQQERARAGILSRLTRPIPFTLAAVGAAALLSLVLWLFFFRAPEPQPTPPPADDRRSPTILYEETAVRDLEDKVKQADLALLESLRSLGGGTVSMQLLDAQVRHQGEEDYHFQSLRLNVGAKRTEFLDAFRSTLAARLPEAQVGEGSAGLVTVSIDGVLTHELHVDGIKEKEKLPPPPSVPGPKLTIVIDDMGEHAEFARSLARLPFPVTFSIWPNAGQTRETAAVGRKNGREILAHVPMQPKGWPGINPGPQALYVSMDPEEVRQTLRRNLDKLPEAVGINNHMGSRFTESAPGMDAVMDVLAERGLFYLDSVTSPRSVGAAEARRAGLRAFKRDVFLDNERNVQAILHQLRLTESLARRAGRAIAIGHPHPETLEALSQWAKDRDGRISVVPLSGLR is encoded by the coding sequence ATGGACGAACCGACCCCGGAACTGGACGAACAGCAACAGGAACGGGCGCGGGCCGGGATTCTTTCCCGGCTGACGCGCCCGATTCCTTTTACCCTCGCGGCGGTGGGCGCGGCGGCGCTGCTCTCGCTTGTCCTCTGGCTGTTCTTCTTCCGTGCCCCCGAGCCCCAGCCCACGCCCCCTCCGGCCGACGACCGGCGTTCTCCGACCATCCTCTACGAGGAGACCGCCGTCCGGGACCTGGAGGACAAGGTCAAGCAGGCCGACCTGGCCCTGCTGGAGAGCCTGCGCTCCCTCGGGGGCGGCACGGTGTCCATGCAGCTGCTGGACGCCCAGGTCCGCCACCAGGGCGAGGAGGACTACCACTTCCAGTCCCTGCGCCTGAACGTGGGCGCCAAACGGACCGAGTTCCTCGACGCCTTCCGCTCGACTCTGGCCGCGCGCCTGCCCGAGGCCCAGGTGGGCGAAGGCTCGGCCGGGCTCGTGACGGTGAGCATCGACGGGGTGCTGACGCATGAACTGCACGTGGACGGGATCAAGGAGAAGGAAAAACTGCCGCCGCCACCCAGCGTGCCCGGGCCCAAGCTGACCATCGTCATCGACGACATGGGCGAGCACGCGGAATTCGCCCGCTCCCTGGCCCGGCTGCCCTTCCCCGTGACCTTCTCCATCTGGCCCAACGCCGGACAGACCCGCGAGACGGCGGCCGTGGGCCGCAAGAACGGCCGGGAAATCCTGGCCCACGTGCCCATGCAGCCCAAGGGCTGGCCCGGGATCAACCCCGGCCCCCAGGCCCTCTACGTGAGCATGGACCCCGAGGAGGTGCGCCAGACCCTGCGCCGCAACCTGGACAAGCTGCCCGAGGCCGTGGGCATCAACAACCACATGGGCTCGCGCTTCACCGAGTCCGCCCCGGGCATGGATGCGGTCATGGACGTGCTGGCCGAACGCGGGCTGTTCTACCTGGACAGCGTGACCTCGCCGCGCAGCGTGGGCGCCGCCGAGGCCCGACGCGCGGGGCTGCGGGCCTTCAAGCGCGACGTGTTCCTGGACAACGAACGCAACGTGCAGGCCATCCTGCACCAGCTCCGGCTGACGGAATCCCTTGCCCGCCGCGCCGGCCGGGCCATCGCCATCGGCCACCCCCACCCCGAGACCCTGGAAGCCCTTTCCCAGTGGGCCAAGGACCGCGACGGCCGCATCTCCGTGGTCCCGCTTTCCGGTCTGCGCTAG
- the glgP gene encoding alpha-glucan family phosphorylase, with amino-acid sequence MQPLRIYSVVSKLPPKLEAMWDLAYNLFFAWNDRILNLFASIDHELWRRCQENPVAFLNNIPQKTLEELSRDDFFLSRLEDAKKALDQYVSRKPTAYTFPENKNHAPVVAYFSLEYGITLSLPIYSGGLGILAGDHLKSASDLNIPLVGVGLLYREGYFRQYMTPDGWQQERYPENDFNQMPVHPVRTKDGEQVSIIVDLAGQPLTARIWEARVGRIRLFLLDTYVPENPEHFRQITSSLYGGNLEMRLWQEILLGIGGIRALTALGLEPKVIHMNEGHSAFAGLERIRVFMQEKNLPFEAAGELAASSSVFTTHTPVPAGNDRFPADLMRPYFEGYVRNLGLAYKVFLALGREDPRDDNEPFCMTVLALKLSRFNNGVSKLHGKVSRNMWKKVWPQYPEEDVPIGAITNGVHMPTWVAKDMALLFDRYLGVNWREDPDCARFWVNAENIPDAELWRTHERLRERLVDFVRKRLRKQLLAKGARRKELQMAEEVLDPQALTIGFARRFATYKRANLLFQDKERLLRLIQDAKRPVQFIFAGKAHPQDNEGKKIIQELIQFCRREESRYNMVFLEDYDMKIASRMVQGCDVWLNNPRRPLEACGTSGMKAMANGVMQCSTLDGWWDEAYRPDNRLGWAIGTGEEYEDLAYQDFVESQTLYNLLENEIIPEFYDRGHGNLPRSWIRGMKEGFKELGPVFNAHRMVEDYVEKAYLPAYTNFLNLMRDSFEPAKALASWRMDLMTKWGTLNVRNVRVETPGQIYVREPVIVECEVYLGGGLRAEDVLVQIYHGPVGQDDRFASRQTTPMSPEGGLSEGWQMFRGDLTPSEAGRFGFTVRILPHHPLLLDPHSLGLIFWAKS; translated from the coding sequence ATGCAACCGTTGCGCATCTACAGCGTCGTCTCCAAGCTGCCGCCCAAGCTCGAGGCCATGTGGGACCTCGCCTACAACCTTTTCTTCGCCTGGAACGACCGCATCCTGAACCTCTTCGCCTCCATCGACCACGAACTCTGGCGCCGCTGCCAGGAGAACCCCGTCGCCTTCCTGAACAACATCCCCCAGAAGACCCTGGAGGAACTGTCCCGCGACGACTTCTTCCTCTCCCGCCTGGAGGACGCCAAAAAGGCTCTGGACCAGTATGTCTCCCGCAAGCCCACGGCCTACACCTTTCCCGAAAACAAGAACCACGCCCCGGTGGTGGCCTACTTCAGCCTGGAGTACGGCATCACCCTGAGCCTGCCGATCTACTCCGGCGGCCTGGGCATTCTCGCGGGCGACCACCTCAAGTCCGCCAGCGACCTGAACATCCCCCTGGTGGGCGTGGGTCTGCTCTACCGCGAGGGCTACTTCCGCCAGTACATGACCCCGGACGGCTGGCAGCAGGAACGCTATCCCGAGAACGACTTCAACCAGATGCCGGTCCATCCCGTGCGCACCAAGGACGGCGAGCAGGTGAGCATCATCGTGGACCTGGCCGGACAGCCGCTCACCGCGCGCATCTGGGAGGCCAGGGTGGGCCGCATCCGGCTCTTCCTCCTGGACACCTACGTGCCGGAGAACCCGGAGCACTTCCGCCAGATCACCTCCAGCCTCTATGGCGGCAACCTGGAGATGCGCCTCTGGCAGGAGATCCTGCTCGGCATCGGCGGCATCAGGGCGCTCACGGCCCTGGGCCTGGAACCCAAGGTCATCCACATGAACGAGGGCCACTCGGCCTTCGCCGGGCTGGAGCGCATCCGGGTCTTCATGCAGGAGAAGAACCTGCCCTTCGAGGCGGCCGGGGAGTTGGCGGCCTCGTCCTCGGTGTTCACCACCCACACCCCCGTTCCCGCCGGAAACGACCGCTTCCCGGCGGACCTCATGCGGCCCTATTTCGAGGGCTACGTCCGCAACCTCGGCCTGGCCTACAAGGTCTTCCTGGCCCTGGGCCGCGAGGACCCGCGCGACGACAACGAGCCCTTCTGCATGACCGTCCTGGCCCTCAAGCTCTCGCGCTTCAACAACGGCGTGAGCAAGCTGCACGGCAAGGTCTCGCGCAACATGTGGAAAAAGGTCTGGCCCCAGTATCCCGAGGAGGACGTGCCCATCGGGGCCATCACCAACGGCGTGCACATGCCCACCTGGGTGGCCAAGGACATGGCCCTGCTGTTCGACCGCTACCTGGGCGTGAACTGGCGCGAGGATCCGGACTGCGCCCGCTTCTGGGTCAACGCCGAAAACATCCCGGACGCCGAGCTCTGGCGCACCCACGAGCGCCTGCGCGAGCGGCTGGTGGACTTCGTGCGCAAGCGTCTGCGCAAGCAACTCCTGGCCAAGGGCGCGCGGCGCAAGGAACTCCAGATGGCCGAGGAGGTCCTCGACCCCCAGGCCCTGACCATCGGCTTCGCCCGCCGCTTCGCCACCTACAAGCGGGCCAACCTCCTGTTCCAGGACAAGGAGCGCCTCCTGCGGCTCATCCAGGACGCCAAGCGGCCGGTGCAGTTCATCTTCGCGGGCAAGGCCCACCCCCAGGACAACGAGGGCAAGAAGATCATCCAGGAGCTCATCCAGTTCTGCCGCCGCGAGGAAAGCCGCTACAACATGGTCTTCCTGGAAGACTACGACATGAAGATCGCCAGCCGCATGGTCCAGGGCTGCGATGTCTGGCTGAACAATCCGCGCCGCCCCCTGGAGGCTTGCGGCACCAGCGGCATGAAGGCCATGGCCAACGGCGTGATGCAGTGCAGCACCCTGGACGGCTGGTGGGACGAGGCCTACCGCCCGGACAACCGCCTGGGCTGGGCCATCGGCACGGGCGAGGAGTACGAGGACCTGGCCTACCAGGACTTCGTGGAGAGCCAGACCCTCTACAACCTGCTGGAGAACGAGATCATCCCCGAGTTCTATGACCGGGGCCACGGCAACCTGCCGCGTTCCTGGATCAGGGGCATGAAGGAGGGCTTCAAGGAGCTGGGCCCGGTGTTCAACGCCCACCGCATGGTCGAGGACTATGTGGAGAAGGCCTACCTCCCGGCCTACACGAACTTCCTGAACCTCATGCGCGACAGCTTCGAGCCCGCCAAGGCCCTGGCTTCCTGGCGCATGGACCTGATGACCAAGTGGGGCACGCTCAACGTGCGCAACGTGCGCGTGGAGACTCCGGGACAGATCTACGTCCGCGAGCCGGTCATAGTGGAGTGCGAGGTCTACCTCGGCGGCGGCCTGCGGGCCGAGGACGTCCTGGTGCAGATATACCACGGCCCGGTGGGCCAGGACGACCGCTTCGCCTCGCGGCAGACCACGCCCATGTCGCCGGAGGGCGGCCTGAGCGAGGGCTGGCAGATGTTCCGGGGCGACCTGACCCCCTCGGAGGCCGGGCGTTTCGGCTTCACCGTTCGCATCCTGCCGCACCATCCCCTGCTTTTGGATCCACATTCCCTCGGTTTGATTTTTTGGGCCAAATCCTGA
- a CDS encoding murein hydrolase activator EnvC: protein MPRRALFALLCLLLSLQPVLAQEADDGLRRHEEQAERTREEVARLAAREKDLGGKIAAIEGRVRVAEKEIANRERKLEAIRAEERKTREEHAALSARKAAIVADLKRLLQGVWPVHVKNLQSRFQGLSSWEALDRRFTWMSHVYAATRGKLEEARQAQLRIAANLERQKRLAAEAEAQLAQVNAAKDGLLRERLELRRVLAQVRDERRDLETELAAILQTITELRYQEGPVGGRRFESYKGKLPRPARGVAVARFDPSARPPRNGLGLSLNSGTPVRAVFWGKVVHNDVLRGFGRVVILYHGDDYYSLYAFLAESDLRPGQEVEKDETVGSAGYYPDAKGPGLYFELRFHQKPINPDAWLNAAS, encoded by the coding sequence ATGCCCCGAAGGGCCCTGTTCGCCCTGCTCTGCCTGCTGCTGTCCCTCCAGCCGGTCCTGGCCCAGGAGGCCGACGACGGCCTGCGCCGCCACGAGGAGCAGGCCGAGCGGACCCGCGAGGAGGTGGCCCGCCTGGCCGCGCGGGAAAAGGATCTGGGCGGCAAGATCGCCGCCATCGAGGGCCGCGTGCGCGTCGCGGAGAAGGAAATCGCGAACCGGGAGCGCAAGCTGGAGGCCATCCGCGCCGAGGAGCGCAAGACCCGCGAGGAGCACGCCGCGCTGAGCGCCCGCAAGGCCGCCATCGTGGCCGACCTGAAGCGCCTGCTCCAGGGCGTCTGGCCCGTGCACGTGAAGAATCTCCAGAGCCGGTTCCAGGGCCTGTCGTCCTGGGAGGCCCTGGACCGTCGCTTCACCTGGATGAGCCACGTCTACGCCGCCACCCGCGGCAAGCTGGAGGAGGCCCGGCAGGCCCAACTGCGCATCGCCGCCAACCTGGAGCGCCAGAAGCGCCTGGCCGCCGAGGCCGAGGCCCAGCTGGCCCAGGTGAACGCGGCCAAGGACGGGCTCCTGCGCGAGCGCCTGGAACTGCGCCGCGTCCTGGCCCAGGTGCGCGACGAGCGCCGGGACTTGGAAACCGAACTGGCGGCCATCCTCCAGACCATCACGGAGCTGCGCTACCAGGAGGGCCCGGTGGGCGGGCGGCGCTTCGAGAGCTACAAGGGCAAGCTGCCCCGGCCCGCCAGGGGCGTCGCCGTGGCCCGCTTCGACCCCTCGGCCCGGCCCCCGCGCAACGGCCTGGGCCTGAGCCTGAACTCGGGCACGCCGGTGCGGGCCGTGTTCTGGGGCAAGGTGGTGCACAACGACGTGCTGCGCGGCTTCGGCCGGGTGGTCATCCTCTACCACGGCGACGATTACTACAGCCTGTATGCCTTCCTGGCCGAATCCGACCTGCGCCCCGGGCAGGAGGTGGAAAAGGACGAAACCGTGGGCTCGGCCGGGTATTACCCGGACGCCAAGGGCCCCGGGCTCTATTTTGAATTGCGTTTTCACCAGAAACCCATTAATCCGGACGCGTGGCTGAACGCCGCGTCATAA
- the dut gene encoding dUTP diphosphatase, whose translation MQPNHAELTVKVKYLRQLAEEAGLAYATPFSAGLDLRACLDVPEAAVEPGGRLAVPTGVAIEILQPDVAGFVFSRSGLGAKDGMTVAQGVGVIDPDYRGEIVVWLLNTSGEVRRIERGQRIAQLVFLPCFQARILPARDLSETDRGAGGFGHTGHK comes from the coding sequence ATGCAGCCGAATCATGCCGAACTGACCGTGAAGGTGAAATATCTCCGCCAGTTGGCCGAGGAAGCGGGCCTGGCCTACGCCACGCCCTTCTCCGCCGGTCTGGACCTGCGCGCCTGCCTGGACGTCCCCGAGGCCGCCGTCGAACCCGGAGGGCGCCTGGCCGTGCCCACGGGCGTGGCCATCGAAATCCTCCAGCCGGACGTTGCCGGCTTCGTCTTCTCACGCAGCGGCCTGGGCGCCAAGGACGGCATGACCGTGGCCCAGGGCGTGGGCGTCATCGACCCGGACTACCGGGGCGAGATCGTGGTCTGGCTCCTCAACACCTCTGGTGAGGTCCGACGAATCGAGCGCGGGCAGCGCATCGCCCAGCTCGTCTTCCTGCCCTGCTTCCAGGCCCGCATCCTGCCCGCGCGGGACCTCTCGGAAACGGATCGCGGGGCCGGAGGATTCGGACACACCGGACACAAGTGA
- a CDS encoding S41 family peptidase — protein MRAFLWIGTLLLLFVLAAAPLTSQAVGDNSFEALKRFSQVMDIVENHYVQDIPRSTLIEDAIKGMLEQLDPHSTYLNKDDFKDIQISTSGEFSGIGIEISLEQGRLTVISPIEDTPADKAGLKSGDIILEIDGQATQDITLTEAVKRIRGAKGSTVKLVILHKGSNKPVTVPIVRGTIPIHSVKTQELESGYLYVRLTRFNENTTRDMLDKLKEYKAKKEIKGLVLDLRNNPGGLLDQAVSVADAFLSDGLVVYIQGRDASQRKDFPATRGSEDVAAPMVTLINPGSASASEIVAGALQDHKRALLLGERSFGKGSVQTVIPLSDGTGIKLTTALYYTPNGRSIQAEGIVPDLEVPFVPTEEDKNADDRFTLREQDLSRHLQNNGGGKNKGSETSKEAGEMLGRDNQLRLALELVKKLPTIRQIR, from the coding sequence ATGCGCGCTTTTCTCTGGATCGGCACCCTGCTGCTCCTGTTCGTCCTCGCCGCGGCCCCGCTCACCAGCCAGGCCGTGGGCGACAATTCCTTCGAAGCCCTGAAGCGTTTCAGCCAGGTCATGGACATCGTGGAGAACCACTATGTCCAGGACATCCCCCGCTCCACGCTCATCGAGGACGCCATCAAGGGCATGCTCGAACAGCTGGACCCGCACTCCACGTACCTGAACAAGGACGACTTCAAGGACATCCAGATCAGCACCAGCGGGGAGTTCTCCGGCATCGGCATCGAGATTTCCCTTGAGCAGGGCCGCCTCACGGTCATCTCGCCCATTGAGGACACTCCGGCGGACAAGGCAGGCCTGAAGAGCGGCGACATCATCCTGGAGATCGACGGCCAGGCCACTCAGGACATCACCCTCACCGAGGCCGTGAAGCGCATCCGCGGCGCCAAGGGCAGCACGGTGAAGCTGGTGATCCTGCACAAGGGTTCGAACAAGCCGGTCACGGTGCCCATCGTGCGCGGCACCATCCCGATCCACAGCGTGAAGACCCAGGAGCTGGAGTCCGGCTATCTCTACGTGCGCCTGACGCGCTTCAACGAGAACACCACTCGCGACATGCTGGACAAGCTCAAGGAATACAAGGCCAAGAAGGAGATCAAGGGTCTGGTCCTCGACCTGCGCAACAACCCCGGCGGCCTGCTGGACCAGGCCGTGTCCGTGGCCGACGCCTTCCTCTCCGACGGCCTCGTGGTCTACATCCAGGGCCGCGACGCCAGCCAGCGCAAGGACTTCCCGGCCACCCGCGGCTCCGAGGACGTGGCCGCGCCCATGGTCACGCTCATCAACCCCGGCTCGGCCTCGGCCTCCGAGATCGTGGCCGGCGCCCTGCAGGACCACAAGCGCGCCCTGCTCCTGGGCGAGCGCTCCTTCGGCAAGGGGTCGGTGCAGACCGTGATCCCGCTTTCCGACGGCACGGGCATCAAGCTCACCACGGCGCTCTACTACACGCCCAACGGCCGCTCCATCCAGGCCGAGGGCATCGTGCCGGACCTGGAGGTGCCCTTCGTCCCGACCGAAGAGGACAAGAACGCCGACGACCGCTTCACCCTGCGCGAACAGGACCTCTCCCGCCACCTGCAGAACAACGGCGGCGGCAAGAACAAGGGCTCCGAGACGAGCAAGGAGGCCGGAGAGATGCTGGGCCGCGACAACCAACTGCGCCTGGCTCTCGAACTGGTCAAGAAACTGCCGACCATCAGGCAGATCCGCTAG
- the prmA gene encoding 50S ribosomal protein L11 methyltransferase gives MTDLLQIRFTLPENEIDACQAFLAENVPHGWQEDQDGDRTAFSVFVEDTPAGRAVADAVSNRWPQAGVQVQGREEEDWGRAWMEFFVPLECGERFEILPPWLADKANPDLTPVIIEPKMAFGTGHHPTTALCLEGLSTILGDGAAWMDKHFLDLGTGSGILAIALCRLGMTGVGLDIDPLAVECAVENAARNGVADRLSLAVGSIDAVERDVRFDLIVANILSGPLIGMAPAIVSRLAPGGSLVLSGILEEQADAVAAAYEALGLGEAGRQVSGEWASLTYAGAGR, from the coding sequence ATGACCGATCTCCTGCAGATCCGCTTCACGCTTCCCGAAAACGAAATCGACGCCTGCCAGGCCTTTCTGGCCGAGAACGTGCCGCACGGTTGGCAGGAGGACCAGGACGGGGACCGGACGGCCTTCAGCGTGTTCGTGGAGGACACCCCGGCCGGACGCGCCGTGGCCGATGCCGTCTCGAATCGCTGGCCCCAGGCCGGGGTCCAGGTCCAGGGCCGCGAGGAAGAGGACTGGGGCCGGGCCTGGATGGAGTTCTTCGTGCCCCTGGAATGCGGCGAGCGCTTCGAGATCCTGCCGCCCTGGCTGGCGGACAAGGCCAATCCGGACCTGACTCCGGTGATCATCGAGCCCAAAATGGCCTTCGGCACGGGCCACCACCCCACCACGGCCCTCTGCCTGGAGGGGCTGTCCACCATCCTGGGCGACGGCGCGGCCTGGATGGACAAGCATTTCCTGGACCTGGGCACGGGCTCGGGCATCCTGGCCATCGCCCTCTGCCGCCTGGGCATGACCGGCGTGGGCCTGGACATCGACCCCCTGGCCGTGGAGTGCGCCGTGGAGAACGCGGCCCGCAACGGCGTGGCCGACCGGCTTTCCCTGGCCGTGGGCAGCATCGACGCCGTGGAGCGGGACGTGCGCTTCGACCTCATCGTGGCCAACATCCTCTCCGGCCCGCTCATCGGCATGGCCCCGGCCATCGTCTCCCGGCTGGCCCCCGGCGGGTCCCTGGTGCTCTCCGGCATCCTGGAGGAACAGGCCGATGCCGTGGCCGCCGCCTACGAGGCCCTGGGGCTGGGCGAGGCCGGGCGGCAGGTCTCCGGCGAGTGGGCCTCCCTGACCTATGCCGGGGCGGGCCGGTGA